GTTCGACGCAGACGTAGCGGTGACTTGGTAggtagctcggcgccgtagattctgacacctcagcgccgtaaatcttggcgccgagcttgacgCCATGGTCGGCGCCGAAATGTCATTTCTAGATCCACGTGAGAGGACGGTTGCTCTGACGTCTGATCCCTGGTTTCTATTCTATCACAAGCCTAAGGCCTCCTTCAGTTATACGGAATCGATTTTTACCCTTACTGTTTCTTCGTTATTTCCTACGTGTCCGGAACCATTCCCTGTCAGCGTCGTAACGGAACGGAACCTAAAGGTGCAGTGGCCACCAGTACGTTGCTACTTGCTACACACATTGCATCAATATACACGTCATATCGGTTGTCAATCGAACGATCGTGCTGGCGATCAATATACCATGCGGACTGTTCGttggttgatttctgggctggtttggactgactggtgctggtttgttgtgagaggaaaatactattgcctggctggtttggactggcagAAACCAACAAGCGGAACAGGCTACATCAATATCAATAAACAGCACGTCTGTGCCGGGATCGCTCCGCAGTTCCTATGTAGGAGTAGAATCCACAGACACGGTTGTGGGGATCAATAAAACACGCACGAACAGGAAACACGGCCGGTGCGGGATGCGCACGTCGCGATGTCGACCCTAGGCTGCAGCTGAGTAGCTGACGGCGGCGGGGCCGGGCCGCCGCGACGGCCTGTGGCGGGATCGCTCCGCAGCTCCCGAAATTGGTGTCGGCGAAATTGGTGGATACTAGTATTGCATAATCAAACACAGGCAACGCAGCAACTACTATATATATagccagtggcggatccaaaggggggctgggggggctccagcccctaattttttgatttcaatgctaattactgtagcaaaaacttgatttcaccgttaaatcttcgtgcaaatcaacatctctgttgttttagccccccttatcccgcatcccacATCCGCCACTGTATATAGCTAGTGCAAAGCTGTGCATATTCTATTGGGCGATGTACTTCTACGTACCGTACCTGGCTACGCAGGTCGTTTAGCCCTCGTTTAGTTCAACTTTACACGTCGAATACATGgacacatatatagagtattaaatatatactaaaaaataactaattacacagaatgtgactaatttgcgagacgaatcttttaaatctaattaggacatgatttgacaataaagtgctacagtactcatacgctaatgatggattaattaggcttaataaatttgtctcgcggcTTACCGAcgtattctgtaatttattttattaattaggtttaataaattcatctcgtggtttattgacggattctgtaatttgttttttattagtatccgaacgtcCCATACGATACTCCATATAACACCTGATGTGACACTCCAAAACTTTACGCCTAAAACTAAACCAGTCCTTAATCAAATGGGTGGTAGGATCGTGGGCAGATCTTGACGAGAGAAGGAAGAGACAGATCAGTGTGCTTGTCAAGGCGTGGTGGTGCAGAGGCCCCGGGAGGCGGCAGCTGGCGACGTGTAGGAGCTGCGGAGCGATCCCGCCACAGGCCGTCGCGGCGGCCCGGCCCCGCCGCCGTCAGCTACTCAGCTGCAGCCTAGGGTCGACATCGCGACGTGCGCATCCCGCACCGGCCGTGTTCCTGTTCGTGCGTGTTTTATTGATCGCCAACAACCGTGTCTGTGGATTCTACtcctaggcctcgtttagatcgtAAAAAAAaatgaacccgatgaatagtaccacttttgttttatttagcaaatattgttcaattgtggaccaactaggctcaaaagattcatctcatgatttccaactaaactgtgtaattagttattttttttacctacatttaatactccatgcaagcggctaaaaattgatgtgatgaagagagagtgaaaaaacttaaaatttagaTGGCATCTAAATAAGGCCCCACGTAGAAACTGCGGAGCGATCCCGGCACAgacgtgatatatatatatatatatatatatattgatcgcGATCTTACGATTGACAACCGATATGACGTGTATATTGATGCAATGATTATGTCTGTATGTAGCAAGTAGCAACGTCCTAGTGGCCACTGCACCTTTAGGCTTGTCATAGAATAGAAATCAGGGATAAGACGTCAGAGCAACCGTCCTCTCAGATGGATCTGGAAATGACATTTTGGCACGTCGGCGTCATAGACCATGACGTCAAGCTCAGCGGCAATATCTACGACGCTGAGCTCGACGTCAGGATCTACGACGTCAAGCTACCTGTCAAGTCATCGTCACATCTGCGTCGAGTCCAAGACCTCGACGCCATTAGTGTAAGCTCGGCACCAGCAACGATGACGCCgaactaagggtccagattttgaaatcttacctcCAGAAATatatttatgaaattttttgaaGAAATatatttatgaaattttttgaaaaaaagactaaaaaataaaaaattcggtgaGTACCGAGAGGCTGAGATCACTACTTACGGACCGCTACAGTCACACGGTTGGCGTATAAATAGTCAGTCGCGCCCGTCTTGTTGCTTGTGCACATTGTTGTAGCCTCGCTCCCTCCGTCTTGAGCGAGCGAGCATGGAGGTCTCAGCCATGGAGGAAGCCCTCCCCAAGGCGACGGCGAGGTGGAAAGGAGGCCTCAGAACTATTCCCTTCATCATCTGTAAGAACATCGATCGAGCAGCTACCCATGTCTTTCTTCTAGCGCGTCCGCATGCTTAATTTTTGCTTGGTGGGCGGTTCTGTTCGCGGCGGCATGCAGCGAACGAGATCTTCGAGAAGGTGGCCACGTTCGGGCTGACGGCTAACATGATCCTGTACCTCACCGAGCGGTACCTCATGTCCAGCGCTGTCGCCACCGTCGTCCTCTACTTCTGGAACGCCATCTCCAACTTCCTGCCCATCTTCGGCGCCGTGCTTGCCGACTCCCGCCTCGGCCGGTTCCGTGTCATCGCACTCGGCTCCTGCGTCAGCCTCTTCGTAAGCGCCCGtcaactctctctctctgctcCATGATGCAGGCAATTGATTCAGTCGCCGTGCTAATTTAATTTGCGTGTTGCGTCGGATCAGGGGATGTGCCTGCTGTGCCTGACGGCGATCCTCCCGGTGTACAAGAAGACCCCGGAGTGCGCGGCGGGAAGCGGCTGCGTGGTGCGTCCGTGGCAGCTACCGCTGCTGTTCACGTCGTTCGCGCTCATGTCGCTGGGGTCGGGCGGCATCCGGCCCTGCACGCTGGCGTTCGGGGCCGACCAGCTGGACAAGCGGGACAACAGCGCCAAGAACGTGCGGACGCTGCAGACCTTCTTCAACTGGTACTACACGGTGCTGGGCCTCTCCATCGTGTTCGCGGCCACCGTCATCGTGTACATCCAGCAGGCCAGGGGCTGGGTCGTCGGCTTCGCCGTGCccgtcgtgctcatggtcaccgCGCTCACGCTGTTCCTCCTCGGCTCGCCCTTCTACGTCAAGGTGGCGGCCAACAGGAGCGTCATCATCGGCTTCGTGCAGGTGCTCGTCGCCAGCTACAAGAACCGCCACGAGCCCTTGCCGCCGGAGACCGCCGACTCCTCGAGCTTCTACAACAAAGCAGGCTGCAAGCCCAGGACTCCCACGAACAAGCTAAGGTACTTGAACCGGGCCTGCGTGCTTAGGAACCCGGGCAAGGAGGTCAGCCCCGAAGGGGCGGCGTGCGACCCGTGGCGGCTGTGCACGGTGCAGCAGGTGGAGGACACCAAGGCCGTCATCCGCGTGCTCCCGATATGGTCGACGGGGATCATGCCTGGCGTGATCGTCGGGCAGCAGATGTTCCCGACGCTGCAAGCGAAGACGATGGAGCGGACGGTGGGCAAGATGGAGATCCCCGCGGCCTCCTTCGGCGTCTTCGCCATCCTGACGCTCACCGTCTGGGTAGCCGTGTACGACCGCGTGCTGGTGCGGCCCCTGTCCCGGCTCACCGGCCACGCGCGCGGGCTCAGCCTGCGGCAGCGGATGGGCGCTGGCCTGGCACTCTtcgccgtggccatggccgtggccgcgCACACCGAGAGCGTCCGCCGGGCCGCCGCGATCGCCCAGGAGCTCCGCGACCCGGTGCACCCGGACCCGGTGCACATGTCGGCCATGAAGCTGGTGCCGCAGCACTGCCTGACGGGGCTCGCCGAGGGCCTGAACCTGATCGGGCAGATCGAGTTCTACTACTCCGAGTTTCCCAAGACCATGTCCAGCATCGGGGTGTCGCTGCTCGCGCTCGGCCTCGGGTTCGGCGCCGTGCTGGGCAGCACCATCGTCGGGGTCATCCACTTGGGGACCGGCTGGCTGCCGAGCAACCTGAACAGGGGGCACTACGACTACTACTACTTGGTCCTGGCGGTGCTGTGCGCAGCCAACGTGGTGTACTTCGTCGTGTGTGGCTGGGCGTACGGCGAGGAGGGGCAGAACCGGGTGgtggccgccgacgccgccgcggGGGAGGACgaccaggaggaggagcacaAAGCGGTCATCATTTAGGCTTTAGGCCACGGTTGACTTTGAGCAGAGCACTAGGAACCGTATAGCGTTGATCTGAGATGGTCTCTTGCTCTAGTGTGAATCTAGTTACCTCGTACATATGCTAACCTATATATGGTGACATTTCAAGAGAAAGTAATCCTGAAATGTTGAATATGGACAGTAAGTACTCTTGTGATGCGAGTCTAGAATGTCGCATGCATTGTACGTGCATTCTTCCTTCAGAATTCAGAGATAGAGAGAACTTCAGTGATTCAGTCGCATTGGTCGCCCGTACGTTACCCACTTCCCCCTTGCTCTCCTCCGTCTCCCTCCCCTCCTCAAGCTCAATGCCACTGCCAAGTGACAACTGTGTTAGAGAAGATATGCCACGCAACTGTAGATGTATTGCATCGAGCCACATGGCTTGATTATATACAGTGCATAGAACTAACTCCCTACATTAGTAGCCAATGCGTTACAATTTATATCTACATATATGCAGCGCTAGATAGCTTGGGCGGCATGAAAAGGGCCCAACCTAACTACAGTTACAAGGCCCAGTAGGGTTGTACGGCTAATTCGAACAAGCTGCTCCAGTGTGTTATTATGAACTCAGTCAGGGGCCAAACTCATCTAGTGGACTTTGGTTTCAAGCAGGTGGGTTCCACAAGTTTATAAATTGTGAAATTATTTTCTCTAACAAGAACTCTCTTTGGTGGAGTTGACTTCGAATTAATGAGTAACAAATCTTAGATGTCTAAAATTGTAGGCTATGTGCATCCCACTATGTAGAGACCGGgagtgctttcaaaatgattgTATCAGCTCTATGTAATGATCTTGAAACGTAATAAAAGCTTTCTTTTTTGAAATTCTCTAAAATTGAAATTTTCAAAGATTTATATGGATCTAAATAGCACGACATAACAAGTGTAAGGATCGTCATTAAATTCTACTCGTACACAAAAGAGTGAAGTCCATTTGACCCCTCAAAATATGTCCCTGGGTGGCTGAGTCTAAACCTCTCAACTCAAAAATCAGAAATTGAACACCCCCAATTTTCAAAATCGAACAAATTAATACCCCACACCCCTCTCTGCAACAATTGAGATTGGTTTTGAGTCATGTCATCCTTTCTTAGTCCACAGACAAATCCAGTAGACAACAGATATGTTTTTAAACAGCTAAAATATCTTTAAGACTCAAAAAAACTGAAAAAAATCTTAGAGATACATAGGACAGGATATACCTAAATAAAAATATTTGTAGCTTGTGACGTTATCTCTAGAGGCTTCCAAAAATAGATTGGGCTCTAGAAAAAATGGGAAACTATCTAGAAAATTTATAAAAATTAGCAAAACCTTCTAATCAATGTCTAAACTCATTTTACAAACTTTCCagagatgcaaaccaacagaaTGTAATCAACGTGACTGCAACTAGCATTattgtatgttgcattcaagctGATTGCATATCATGTTTTATTGAGAAAAAGTCTTTAAAATGTGTTTAGACATTGTAATGAATGATTTCAGAATTTTCTATTTTGTCTGGGCATTCTTTCCACTTTCCTATAGCTTGACCCTATTTGTAAAAGCTTAAAAATGTAATTTTGTgggctctaaatattttatttgggtgTATCTTGTCCTAATATAGCTCTAGGACTTTCTTAGATTTTTTTAGGCTTGAAGATATTTTTGTGGTTTAAAAACCTTATATATAGTGTTTACTGGAATTGTTTTTGAATTGAAAAGGGATGACGTGCCTAAAAAAAACTCCATCAAAACCATTTTTAACTGATGTAGGGAGTAATTTATTCGGTTTTGAAAGTTAGAGAGGCAAGAATTCTGTTTTTGAGTTGAGTTTTTTTCCAGATTCGGCTATAGGTTCATGGGGGTACAATAGAGTTTACTCTACACAAAATACAAACAAAGCTCCACTCAACAAGAATCATCTTAGGTCTTGTTTGGTTGCACTCTAATCCACTACAATCTACCTATATTGAGGTGGCTTGGGTGCAGA
This is a stretch of genomic DNA from Miscanthus floridulus cultivar M001 unplaced genomic scaffold, ASM1932011v1 fs_232_2_3, whole genome shotgun sequence. It encodes these proteins:
- the LOC136530916 gene encoding protein NRT1/ PTR FAMILY 1.2-like isoform X1: MEVSAMEEALPKATARWKGGLRTIPFIISNEIFEKVATFGLTANMILYLTERYLMSSAVATVVLYFWNAISNFLPIFGAVLADSRLGRFRVIALGSCVSLFGMCLLCLTAILPVYKKTPECAAGSGCVVRPWQLPLLFTSFALMSLGSGGIRPCTLAFGADQLDKRDNSAKNVRTLQTFFNWYYTVLGLSIVFAATVIVYIQQARGWVVGFAVPVVLMVTALTLFLLGSPFYVKVAANRSVIIGFVQVLVASYKNRHEPLPPETADSSSFYNKAGCKPRTPTNKLRYLNRACVLRNPGKEVSPEGAACDPWRLCTVQQVEDTKAVIRVLPIWSTGIMPGVIVGQQMFPTLQAKTMERTVGKMEIPAASFGVFAILTLTVWVAVYDRVLVRPLSRLTGHARGLSLRQRMGAGLALFAVAMAVAAHTESVRRAAAIAQELRDPVHPDPVHMSAMKLVPQHCLTGLAEGLNLIGQIEFYYSEFPKTMSSIGVSLLALGLGFGAVLGSTIVGVIHLGTGWLPSNLNRGHYDYYYLVLAVLCAANVVYFVVCGWAYGEEGQNRVVAADAAAGEDDQEEEHKAVII
- the LOC136530916 gene encoding protein NRT1/ PTR FAMILY 1.1-like isoform X2, which encodes MEVSAMEEALPKATARWKGGLRTIPFIISNEIFEKVATFGLTANMILYLTERYLMSSAVATVVLYFWNAISNFLPIFGAVLADSRLGRFRVIALGSCVSLFGMCLLCLTAILPVYKKTPECAAGSGCVVRPWQLPLLFTSFALMSLGSGGIRPCTLAFGADQLDKRDNSAKNVRTLQTFFNWYYTVLGLSIVFAATVIVYIQQARGWVVGFAVPVVLMVLVASYKNRHEPLPPETADSSSFYNKAGCKPRTPTNKLRYLNRACVLRNPGKEVSPEGAACDPWRLCTVQQVEDTKAVIRVLPIWSTGIMPGVIVGQQMFPTLQAKTMERTVGKMEIPAASFGVFAILTLTVWVAVYDRVLVRPLSRLTGHARGLSLRQRMGAGLALFAVAMAVAAHTESVRRAAAIAQELRDPVHPDPVHMSAMKLVPQHCLTGLAEGLNLIGQIEFYYSEFPKTMSSIGVSLLALGLGFGAVLGSTIVGVIHLGTGWLPSNLNRGHYDYYYLVLAVLCAANVVYFVVCGWAYGEEGQNRVVAADAAAGEDDQEEEHKAVII